One Panicum virgatum strain AP13 chromosome 3N, P.virgatum_v5, whole genome shotgun sequence DNA segment encodes these proteins:
- the LOC120666366 gene encoding syntaxin-132-like: MRNLLTDSFELGKREQVPGNVDIELGLQADLTSSAQPGFEGFFEQVKDIENLLNTLTKLMKDLQNSNEESKVVTKASAMKEVKKRMEKDVNEVTKVARLAKSKVEQLNKDNDANRQKPGFGKGSGVDRSRTATTVALTKRLRERILEFQTLREEIQKEYRDVVERRVFTVTGERADKETIDKLIETGDGEQIFQRAIQEQGRGRVLDTLQEIQERHDAVKEIEKKLHDLHQIFVDLSVLVEAHGEMLDNIETQVTSADEHIKTGTNFLQKAKKLQKNTRKWTCIAIIILLIIVLVIILSLKPWNWGK, translated from the exons ATGCGGAACCTTCTCACG GACTCGTTTGAGCTCGGCAAGAGGGAGCAGGTCCCTGGAAATGTCGACATCGAGCTCGGGTTGCAGGCTGACTTGACAAGTTCTGCGCAGCCTGGTTTCGAGGGCTTCTTTGAACAG GTCAAGGATATCGAAAACCTGCTCAATACCTTGACAAAGCTAATGAAGGACCTTCAG AACTCAAATGAGGAGTCCAAAGTTGTCACGAAGGCATCTGCGATGAAAG AGGTTAAAAAGCGCATGGAGAAGGATGTCAATGAGGTGACGAAGGTTGCACGTTTGGCAAAATCAAAAGTAGAGCAACTGAACAAAGAT AACGATGCAAACAGACAAAAGCCAGGATTTGGCAAGGGATCAGGTGTGGACCGATCCCGGACAGCAACAACTGT TGCTTTGACAAAGAGGTTGAGAGAACGTATATTGGAGTTTCAG ACATTAAGAGAAGAAATTCAGAAGGAATACCGCGATGTAGTGGAGCGCCGTGTTTTCACTG TTACTGGCGAGCGTGCTGACAAAGAG ACTATCGATAAGCTGATAGAAACAGGCGACGGCGAGCAGATCTTTCAGAGAGCAATTCAGGAGCAAGGGCGAGGAAGG GTGCTGGACACACTGCAGGAGATCCAGGAGCGACACGATGCAGTGAAAGAGATTGAGAAGAAGCTTCATGATCTGCATCAG ATTTTCGTCGACTTGTCTGTCTTGGTCGAAGCTCATGGAGAGATGCTGGACAACATTGAGACACAG GTCACAAGTGCAGATGAGCATATTAAGACCGGAACAAACTTTCTCCAGAAAGCGAAGAAGCTGCAGAAGAACACACGAAAATGGACCTGCATAGCGATAATCATCCTCCTGATAATCGTACTTGTCATCATCCTCTCCCTAAAGCCGTGGAATTGGGGGAAGTAG
- the LOC120666368 gene encoding probable DNA-directed RNA polymerase I subunit RPA43 isoform X1: MEALREAEAELTVYLHPSNAADVRRAVARQLSALLFSYEERFDGVLLAHNTKLVDEDNKDEDNKDNKGEVEGKKKVKKVKILRPKILRAKILNGLVPYFGVRVHSSLLVFSPKPDMILEGKVEMLRKGSIHAVILGIFSVAIMSDDISEKFKFKRKSDGGRFVSRSDRQHVIKRGTMIRFLVKGVDTEMNCHITGSLIPPHTGSMRWLSVHDAEYAAEINGRSRDGSIKIEQNEQEHRILKNEDSMVKSERTHKSRKRSIENR; the protein is encoded by the exons ATGGAGGCGCtccgggaggcggaggcggagctcacGGTCTACTTGCACCCCTCCAACGCCGCCGAcgtccgccgcgccgtcgcccgccaGCTCAGCGCGCTCCTCTTCTC GTACGAAGAGCGCTTTGATGGCGTGTTGCTGGCTCATAACACTAAATTAGTCGACGAGGATAACAAGGACGAGGATAACAAGGACAATAAAGGAGAAGTCGAGGGTAAGAAGAAGGTTAAGAAGGTCAAAATCCTAAGACCTAAAATCCTAAGAGCTAAAATCCTGAATGGCTTGGTACCGTACTTTGGCGTCCGCGTGCATTCGAGCCTGCTGGTCTTCTCTCCCAAGCCGGACATGATCCTGG AAGGGAAGGTAGAAATGCTCAGGAAGGGGTCGATTCATGCTGTTATATTGGGAATTTTCTCAGTGGCCATTATGTCTGATGATATTTCTGAAAAGTTCAAATTCAAAAGG AAAAGTGATGGGGGGAGATTTGTGAGCCGCTCGGATAGACAGCATGTGATTAAAAGAGGAACAATGATAAGGTTTCTTGTCAAAGG GGTGGATACAGAAATGAATTGTCATATTACTGGATCTTTAATCCCACCTCACACTGGATCCATGCGTTGGTTGTCAGTACACGATGCTGAATATGCAGCAGAAATCAACGG GAGATCAAGGGATGGCAGCATCAAAATTGAGCAGAATGAACAAGAACACAGAatactcaagaatgaagatagCATGGTGAAATCTGAACGGACACACAAGTCCCGAAAGAGGAGCATTGAGAACCGATAA
- the LOC120666368 gene encoding probable DNA-directed RNA polymerase I subunit RPA43 isoform X2 has protein sequence MEALREAEAELTVYLHPSNAADVRRAVARQLSALLFSYEERFDGVLLAHNTKLVDEDNKDEDNKDNKGEVEGKKKVKKVKILRPKILRAKILNGLVPYFGVRVHSSLLVFSPKPDMILEGKVEMLRKGSIHAVILGIFSVAIMSDDISEKFKFKRKSDGGRFVSRSDRQHVIKRGTMIRFLVKGYGLILFPFFVSLTLFLSTFCFSDIVSGVRYLQFSPSVFFSHGGYRNELSYYWIFNPTSHWIHALVVSTRC, from the exons ATGGAGGCGCtccgggaggcggaggcggagctcacGGTCTACTTGCACCCCTCCAACGCCGCCGAcgtccgccgcgccgtcgcccgccaGCTCAGCGCGCTCCTCTTCTC GTACGAAGAGCGCTTTGATGGCGTGTTGCTGGCTCATAACACTAAATTAGTCGACGAGGATAACAAGGACGAGGATAACAAGGACAATAAAGGAGAAGTCGAGGGTAAGAAGAAGGTTAAGAAGGTCAAAATCCTAAGACCTAAAATCCTAAGAGCTAAAATCCTGAATGGCTTGGTACCGTACTTTGGCGTCCGCGTGCATTCGAGCCTGCTGGTCTTCTCTCCCAAGCCGGACATGATCCTGG AAGGGAAGGTAGAAATGCTCAGGAAGGGGTCGATTCATGCTGTTATATTGGGAATTTTCTCAGTGGCCATTATGTCTGATGATATTTCTGAAAAGTTCAAATTCAAAAGG AAAAGTGATGGGGGGAGATTTGTGAGCCGCTCGGATAGACAGCATGTGATTAAAAGAGGAACAATGATAAGGTTTCTTGTCAAAGGGTATGGGCTGATCTTGTTCCCCTTTTTTGTTAGTCTAACATTGTTTCTCTCAACCTTTTGTTTTTCAGATATCGTTTCAGGTGTCAGATACCTGCAGTTTTCTCCATCTGTATTTTTTTCCCAT GGTGGATACAGAAATGAATTGTCATATTACTGGATCTTTAATCCCACCTCACACTGGATCCATGCGTTGGTTGTCAGTACACGATGCTGA